The Manis javanica isolate MJ-LG chromosome 14, MJ_LKY, whole genome shotgun sequence genomic interval CCAGGTTGCCATCGCTGATTTTTTAAACATCCCAGAGACATCTTGAAAAGAAGCTTTCCAGAGAGTTAAAGAAATGCAAAGGTGCTCCAGAAAAACTGAAATGATGAAGAATCggatactgttttttttcttgctgccttTGTTTTGTGGGACCATCTCCCAGCAGATCCAGTACGCAGTTCCGGAAGAGATAGCCAAGGGCTCATGGGTGGAGAATCTTGCCAAGGATCTGAGGCTCAGTGTCCAGGAGTTGCCAGCTCAAAAACTGCGAGTTAGTGCAGAGGATTTTTGCAATGTGAGTGTACAGAGTGGAGATTTATTAATGAGTGGTAGGATAGATGGAGAGAAAATTTGCGGGAGTAAATCCGAGTGTGCACTAGAGTTTGAACTGGTGGCTGACAACCCAATGAATGTTGATTGTTGCAATTCAAGATATAAATGACAATGCACCATATTTCACTGCTAAAAGCATTGACTTGGAAATCTATGAGTCAGCCTTACTAGGGGTAAAATTCCCTCTGGATTCTGCACAAGACCCGGATGTAGAAAGTAACTCACTGAAGTAACACTATCAATTCCAATGAACACTTCTCTCTGTCAACGAAGGAGAGTCCCGATGGAAGTAAATACCCAGAATTAATGCTGGTAAAACCTCTGGACAGGGAACGACAGAGCTTCCTCCACTTAATCCTAACTGCCAAGGATGGTGGGGACCCTCCACTAAGCGGCACCACCCAGATCCGTATCCAGGTCACTGATGCCAGTGATAATGCTCCATTCTTCAGCCAGACACATACAGAGTTAGCCTGCAAGAAAATGTGCCCTGGGGAACCTCTGTGTTACGGGTGATGGCCACTGACCGGGACGAGGGCATTAATGCAGAGATCATGCCTTCCTCAATGCCCCCAACAAGTACCAGCCTCCTCTTCAATCTCAATGCAATTACCAGCGACATCAAAACCAATGGCACACTGGACTTTGAAGAGACAAGTAGATATATGTTGGGTGTAGAAGCCAAAGATGGAGGGATGCACACGGCTCACTGTACTGTTTAGATTGAGATTGTTGATGAGAACGACAATGCCCCAGAGTtgaaattcatttccttttctaaccATATTCCAGAAGACTTAGACCTTGGAACTGTAATAGCTCTCATTAAAGTGCGGTACCAGGATTCTGGGCAAAATGGTCTGGTGACATGCTATATTCAGGAAGACGTTCCCTTCAAATTAGAATCCAACTCTAAGAATTATTACAAGCTGGTGATTGACAATGACCTAGACCATGAACAGATGGCAGAGTACAATGTCACCATCACAGCTACCGACAAGGGCAAGCCATCCCTCTCCTCCAGGGCAAGCGTCATCCTACACATTGGCAACGTCAACGACAACGCGCCGGTTTTCCAGCAGGCCTCCTACGTGGTCCACGTGGCAGAGAACAACCCGCCCGGCGCCTCCATCGCGCAAGTCAGCGCCTCCGACCCCGACCTGGGGCCCAACGGCCACGTCTCCTACTCCATCGTGGCCAGCGACCTGGAGCCGCGGGCGCTGTGGTCCTACGTGTCGGTGAGCGCGCAGAGCGGCGCGGTGTTCGCGCAGCGCGCCTTCGACCACGAGCAGCTGCGCGCCTTCGAGCTGGCGCTGCAGGCCCGCGACCAGGGCTCGCCCGCGCTCGGCGCCAACGTGAGCCTGCGCGTGCTGGTGGGCGACCGCAACGACAACGCGCCGAGGGTGCTGTACCCGGCGCTGGGGCCCGACGGCTCGGCGCTCTTCGACACGGTGCCGCGCGCCGCGCAGCCCGGCTACCTGGTCACCAAGGTGGTGGCGGTGGACGCCGACTCGGGACACAACGCCTGGCTGTCCTACCACGTGCTGCAGGCCAGCGAGCCCGGCCTCTTCAGCCTGGGGCTGCGCACGGGCGAGGTGCGCACGGCGCGCGCCTTGGGCGACAGGGACGCGGCCAGACAGCGCCTGCTGGTCGCTGTGCGCGATGGGGGACAGCCTCCCCTCTCGGCCACCGCCACGCTGCACCTGGTCTTCGCGGACAGCCTCCAAGACGTGCTGCCGGATCTTAGCGACCGTCCCGCGCCCGCTGACCCCCAGGCTGAGCTGCAGTTTTACCTGGTGTTGGCCTTGGCCTTGATCTCGGTGCTCTTCCTCCTCGCGGAGATTCTGGCCATTGGCCTGCGCCTGCATCGCTCTTCAAGTCCCAGTGTCGGGGGATGCTTCAGCCGGGTCTCAGTTCCAACTATAACGAGGGGACTTTGCCTTATTCCTACAATCTGTGCGTTGCCTTACATTCAGCAAAGatcaaatttaattttcctaACCTGACACCAGAAATCTCTCCCCCTCACCATCTTCTATGTAATGATCCTTCTATGGATGTGTGTGCCAGTAATGAAGACCCCAAAATCGCATATTACCCCTCTTATTCCTCTTACTTGAATTTTTGCAAACCTACTGAAATTTCAAATGTTATGTTTTATTCTTAGTCATGCATAATTATTTTTGGTTGTTCATTATGTAGTGATGGTAGTGACAGAGGAGGTGCATTGGATGGGTAGACATTGATTCTTTGATTACTTAGTAGTCTTGGTAGTTATGTAATCACTACTTCTTAATCTTTACTGCTAGCATTTCTGTATAGTCAGCAAATCTTGCCAGAGCTTTTTCTTGGCTATCACAACCTTTATTAATAGCACTGCCCTTTCTTAGTTGATGTGTGGTACTACTTTTTTCAAGCTTTACTCTTTATAAATGTATTGATAGCTGTTTCTATGTTAATGTTCATCTTTGTCAAATATAGTGTATTTATCTTTTTGCTGCAGTGTATATTTCTAATATAGTCTTCCAATAGTTAAGTCTGTTAACATTTCTCTGCCTTATCACATGTAGCAAAGAGTGTCAGATTTAACATTTGAATCACTAATTTTGAGTCAATCTTATTCCCACCTCATAATCTCATTCAAGAATCATTTTCTTAAtcattcttaatttatttttacatcttaCTTGTTACTATTGTAAAAAAGAAtgtaatgaacatttaaaaaaatagaaagccttTCCCatatttccttcatttccttttcttttttttaagtataatttctGAGAAGGGAgtcaaattttttcaaaatacctCATTTTACCTTCCAGTCCCCAGCAATTTGTGAATATCTTTGAGGATTGTGAAAAACACCTCTAATATACTCTCCAAAATCTGAAGATTCTTAAACTCTGAATAGTTAATGGACTTTTGTGTCTGGTTAAATTTTATGAGTAATTTCTATTGCTAATTATTATGTGAggagtaattaaaaaactacttaCTTGCTGCTTTATCTCAAGGTTTCTTAGATTAGTAAATTAAGCATTCATGAATAAGAAAACTATGAAACATGCAATGATAACATATACAACTAAATGTTtagtatataacatatatactaAAATCTTTCCTTTTGCTGGTTAATTTCTAAAATCAAAGCTAAAGTAAACTTatacataatattaaaataatacctTCTGGATGAGTCCCTATGTGAAAAAGATTACTGAAACATTGTCTGCTCTTTATAGTGCTCAGTTTaactcttctgccttcttacctttattatttatgtttaagATCAAAATAATTTAACTATTGTTTTAGGCTTTGGAGTTGCATTAGTGACTCACTCATTAAACACTGGAAAACTATTTGAGTGTATACTCTATGAAAGATGCACTTCTAAAGTTTGAGGACACACTGTGAACATGATAAGCACAGACATGCTTGTCGCCTAAGAATCTTCTGTATACAAAATTAAGGAGCAAGTTATCTTCCCAAATCTATTTTATTTGCCACACCCATTTGTACAGGGGTAAGACTAGCTCTCAAAGAGTACATATTTTCTTACAAGGGAATTAAAAAGTTGCCTTGATTATAAAGGGGCAATTCGTATGAGGAAGCTTGTTTCTGCATAGGTTGGGTCTAGAACCCGGAACTCCTACTCCCTGAACACTTTTTGCCTACCTGTTCTTCCATTCTTCAAGTCCACCCTTGTTTGGTGGAGGGATCAATGTGTCCTTTACACCATAAACTGTACTGAAAGTTGCTATGAGGGTAAATAGTGCATAAATTTAAAGGAGGTAgaaaaaatgcttagaaaaaaaaacattttatttgaaagaaaagtattttataaGGCTTACTGAACAGAAGCTTTGGGTAGTTCCTGGATTttcaatgcaaataaaaacagaagtttgACTTACTCTTTTGGGAGAAAAAGGATATGGAAAAGAAGTATACACAAAGTGAGGCTTTACTAAGAATGGATTGCAGTAACAGTTTAGGACTCTGAGTGTCGCTGTTCACCAATCGGGGGGAAAAAGACACCAGGAATTTAATCCGAACCATAAAATTTCTGCCTCACAAAGCACTGACCCTGAGGCTTTATGAAAGCTTCAAACTGAACCCCGAAAGCGCCAACATCCAACGGTGAGTGCGCATTATCTAGGACCCCAAAGATCCTGGGGCTCCTCAAGGCCTCCACTGAGCGAACGCTGAAGCAACAGCTATTTCGCGGCGGTGCTGGAATGGCGGCTCCTCCTTATCGCCCAGACTGCAGCCGGCTAGTCGGGATCTGCGTTCTTCTAGGGGCCATATGGAAAATCCGGGCAGAACAGATCCGCTACTCGGTGCCTGAGGAGTTAGACAAAGGCTCCTTCGTGGGCAACATCGCCCAGGACTTGGGTTTGGAGCCCCGGGAGCTGGCGGAGCGCGGAGTGCGCATCGTCTCCCGAGGTAGGACGCAGCTCTTTGCCCTGAACGCGCGGAGCGGCAGCCTGGTCACCGCGGGCAGGATAGACCGGGAGGAGCTCTGTGACAGATCTCCAAACTGTGTAGTAAGCCTGGAGATTCTTCTAGAAGACAAAGTGAAGATTTTTGGGATAGAAGTGGAGATAATCGATGTTAATGATAATGCACCCAACTTTGGGACAgagcaaagggaaataaaagtcaCTGAAAATGAAATTCCTGGGACTAGATTTCCTCTTCCTGAGGCTTTTGATCCAGATGTAGGGGTAAACTCCCTGCAGGGTTACCAGCTCAGCTCAAATGTTCATTTCTCCCTGGACGTGCAAAGTGGAGCAGATGGGATTAAGTACCCGGAGCTGGTGCTGGAGCGCAGCCTGGACCGCGAGGAAGAGGCTGTTCACCACCTCGTTCTCACTGCTTTCGACGGAGGTGACCGGATTCACTCAGGCACTGCCAAGATTCATGTAACACTTGTGGATACCAACGACAATGCCCCCGTATTCACTCAGTCCGAGTACCATGTGAGTGTTCGGGAGAATGCTCCAGTGGGTTCCCGGCTGCTGACTGTAAAAGCCACTGATCCAGACGAAGGAGTCAATGGAGAAGTAACATATTCCTTTCGTAAAGTAAGAGATAAAATATCCCAGCTCTTCCGGTTGAATTCTCTGAGTGGGGACATAACAATATTGGGAGATCTAGATTATGAGGACTCTGGATTCTATGATATAGATGTAGAAGCCCATGATGGACCTGGTCTCCGAGCCAGAAGTAAGGTACTGGTGACAGTTCTGGATGTAAATGACAATGCTCCAGAAGTCACTGTTACATCTCTTATCAGCTCTATCCAAGAAACTTCTTCCCCAGGCACAGTAATTGCACTTTTCAATGTGCATGACAGTGACTCAGGAGAGAATGGCCTTGTCACGTGTTCTATTCTTGATAATCTACCATTCACACTTGAAAAGACCTACGGAAATTATCATCGGTTGTTGACACAAAGAACTCTGGACAGGGAAGAAGTCTCAGAATATAATATCACGGTAACTGCCACTGACCATGGAACTCCACCACTGTCTACACAAACTCACATTGCATTTCAGGTGGCAGACATCAATGACAACCC includes:
- the LOC118971948 gene encoding LOW QUALITY PROTEIN: protocadherin gamma-B1-like (The sequence of the model RefSeq protein was modified relative to this genomic sequence to represent the inferred CDS: inserted 2 bases in 2 codons; substituted 1 base at 1 genomic stop codon), with product MLVKPLDRERQSFLHLILTAKDGGDPPLSGTTQIRIQVTDASDNAPFFSXDTYRVSLQENVPWGTSVLRVMATDRDEGINAEIMPSSMPPTSTSLLFNLNAITSDIKTNGTLDFEETSRYMLGVEAKDGGMHTAHCTVXIEIVDENDNAPELKFISFSNHIPEDLDLGTVIALIKVRYQDSGQNGLVTCYIQEDVPFKLESNSKNYYKLVIDNDLDHEQMAEYNVTITATDKGKPSLSSRASVILHIGNVNDNAPVFQQASYVVHVAENNPPGASIAQVSASDPDLGPNGHVSYSIVASDLEPRALWSYVSVSAQSGAVFAQRAFDHEQLRAFELALQARDQGSPALGANVSLRVLVGDRNDNAPRVLYPALGPDGSALFDTVPRAAQPGYLVTKVVAVDADSGHNAWLSYHVLQASEPGLFSLGLRTGEVRTARALGDRDAARQRLLVAVRDGGQPPLSATATLHLVFADSLQDVLPDLSDRPAPADPQAELQFYLVLALALISVLFLLAEILAIGLRLHRSSSPSVGGCFXPGLSSNYNEGTLPYSYNLCVALHSAKIKFNFPNLTPEISPPHHLLCNDPSMDVCASNEDPKIAYYPSYSSYLNFCKPTEISNVMFYS